The following coding sequences are from one Lycium ferocissimum isolate CSIRO_LF1 chromosome 3, AGI_CSIRO_Lferr_CH_V1, whole genome shotgun sequence window:
- the LOC132048673 gene encoding ATP synthase epsilon chain, chloroplastic: IVLTPNRIVWDSEVEEIVLSTNSGQIGILPNHAPIATAVDIGILRIRLNDQWLTMALMGGFARIGNNEITVLVNDAEKGSDIDPQEAQQTLEIAEANVKKAEGRRQKIEANLALRRARTRVEAINPIS; the protein is encoded by the coding sequence CCCTAATCGAATTGTTTGGGATTCAGAAGTGGAAGAAATCGTTTTATCTACTAATAGTGGTCAAATTGGCATATTACCAAATCACGCCCCTATTGCCACAGCTGTAGATATAGGGATTTTGAGAATACGCCTTAACGACCAATGGTTAACGATGGCTCTGATGGGTGGTTTTGCTAGAATAGGCAATAATGAGATCACTGTTTTAGTAAATGATGCGGAGAAGGGTAGTGACATTGATCCACAAGAAGCTCAGCAAACTCTTGAAATAGCGGAAGCTAATGTGAAAAAGGCTGAAGGAAGGAGACAAAAAATTGAGGCAAATCTAGCTCTCCGACGAGCTAGAACACGGGTGGAGGCTATCAATCCGATTTCATAA